In Candidatus Poribacteria bacterium, the genomic window GACTCGGCAAATCTGCCCACTGCGGTTGCGTCCGCTTTTTGAGTTTCGTGATATGGGTATTTATCCGATACGCAGACAGGTTCTTACCAAACATGCGGTGATACCGGCGAGACAAACGCATCACATGCACATGGATCTGCCACATATCGTCAAGCATGTTGCCGAGTTTGATAATATTCGTTTGCGACTGGAGTTTGAACGCAAAAGATTTTCTCATGGTATATCTCGTATCTCGATTTTATCCCTACTTCTCCGCAAGGGATAATTAAAAATTCGCATGCTCACATCGTAGCATACATCGTATTTGCATTACAAGCCGCCCTGTGATAAACTTCAGACACACTAAAATAGCAACGAAATTAAAATAGCAGCGAAAACTTAGTCCGAAGCGAAGTGGAGGACGGTTCGAACGCGGAAACCTCTAAGTCTCAAAACTCGTTACTTCTCCGCAAGGGATAATTAAAGAATGGGAAAGCAACATTTCACGTTAAAAACGGTTGACGGCACTGCCCTCATCAAAATAGATCCGTTACTAAAACCGTATACGGCGCAGCTGCGTGAGCGGTTCGCACACTATCAACGTTTCAAAGCAGAGATTGAGAAAACTGGCGGCATCTTAGGCGAAATAAGCCAAGGACACCAATATTTCGGCTTCAATCGCGGGGAAAATAGGGGTGAGACTGGGGTCTGGTATCGCGAATGGGCACCGGGGGCACACGCCCTTGCCCTCATCGGCGACTTTAACGGCTGGGATCGCGGCGCGCATCCGATGTCCGTGGATGACTACGGCGTCTGGCATCTCTTCCTACCCGATAGAAACTACGCCGATCGGCTCACACACGGCAGTCGAGTCAAGGTGCATGTCGTATCAGAACTCGGTGGACTCGACCGAATCCCCGCTTACGCGCAGCGTGTTATTCAGGAGGGAGATGCCGATTTCACCGGACAGTATTGGGTGCCGTCCTATCCGTATCAGTGGAAACATTGCGTGCCTCGTTTCGATACCCACACCGAGAGCTTGCGGATCTACGAAGCACACATTGGTATGGCGCAGGAAGCAGAAAAGGTGGGAACGTTCGATGAGTTCACCCAAAACGTGTTACCCCGAATTGCAGATTTGGGCTATAACGCCGTGCAGCTGATGGCGGTCATGGAACATCCCTATTACGCGAGTTTCGGGTATCACGTGAGCAATTTCTTCGCGGTTTCCAGCCGTTTCGGGACACCGGAGGAACTCAAAGCACTGATTGATACCGCGCACGGTATGGGTCTACGGGTTATCATGGATCTGGTCCATAGCCATGCCGTCAAAAACCTCAATGAAGGATTGAACCGTTTCGACGGCACGGCACACCATTATTTCCACGCCGGTGAGAAGGGTGAACATACCGCATGGGATTCGCGATGTTTTGATTACAGTAAATACGAAGTGCAACGCTTTCTCCTGAGCAACATCCGCTACTGGCTGGAGACGTATCGGTTCGATGGATTCAGATTTGACGGCATTACAAGCATGCTTTATACCGACCACGGATTAGACCGAGAATTCGAGGGCTACGCGGATTATTTCAGTGCCGACGTCGAACTCGACGCTATTGCCTATCTGATGTTAGCAAACGAGATGGTTTACGCTGTCAACCCGACCGCAATTTCAATTGCTGAAGATATGAGTGGAATGCCGGGTCTCGCGCGTCCGATCGAGGAGGGTGGACTCGGCTTCGATTACCGGCTCGCAATGGGCATCCCAGACTACTGGATTCGGTTATTGAAAGAGAAAGAGGATGAAGACTGGCATATTGGCGAGATTTACGGCATGTTGCGCAACCGTCGGACCGGTGAGAAACATATCGCTTATGTTGAAAGCCATGACCAAGCCATCGTTGGGGATAAGACGCTTGCCATGCAACTCATGGAGACCGAACTTTATACGCACATGAATGTGTCCACAACAAGCCATCGCATCGCTCGTGGCATCGCGCTCCACAAACTCATCCGACTGCTGACCTTTAGTTTAGGGGGCGAAGGGTATCTCAACTTCATGGGGAACGAATTCGGACATCCTGAGTGGATCGACTTTCCGCGTGCGGGGAACGATAACTCCTACTGGTATGCGCGCAGGCAGTGGCACCTCGTCGACGATGACACCCTTCGCTACAAACACCTCAACGCTTTTGATCGCGCCCTGCAACACCTTGACGCAACCCACCCGCTGCTTGCCGATGAAAGCATCTCTCTTTTATATATTAACGAGAACGCAAAACAGATCGTCTATGAACGCGGGGGACTTGTTTTCGCCTTCAACTTCCATCCGACTGCCTCGGTCACAGATTGGCGTATCCCTGTGCCGCAGAAAAAGGACTATCGCCTTATTCTCAATACCGATGACATCGGTTACAGTGGCTATGGTGCTGTAGAGGGCGTGCATTATCCGTGGCAAGATGTCGCCATGGAGGGACATACGCAATCCATTCAGCTGTATGTCCCTGCCCGAAGTGCATTGGTATTAGCGACTCAGATAAAAAATCAGAAATCCACCGACACACCTATGTAAACTCGATTCTTACTACGTGGTGTTATTATCCAACGAATACGCACGGTTTCCGCCGGGACCGCCGCCGATTGCCCATGTGCCTCGGAACAATGACTGCCGCCTCGGTGGCATCGTTTCAATGATCTCGTGGCTCAGGTTGAGCCGATGCCATTGCGCCCAGATGGAGTTGTAACAATTGAAGACTGCACACCGAGGGTTCGAGGGATTTGTCCAATCATTCGCTGCATGGACGAGACTTTCGGTGAAGATCACAACAGAACCGGGTGGGCAACTGTAGTCGTCCATCATTTCGCGCATATTCGCTTCCCAGGGCGACTCACTGATATTCGGACGATACCGGTCAGGACCTCCGTAATTGAAGTGCGCCTTATGCGAGCCACTGAGAAAAGAGGTAGCCCCTTGCCCTGACTTTACCTCCTCAAGTTCCCACACGACACGCGTCAGTCCCGCGAAAATCTTGCCACCAGCAACTTGATACCGCATCGCGTTTGCCTGTTGTGGTGGACGCACAACGTGTGGGAGCCCGTTATCGCCACGTTCCGACACATCCCAACCCGGGGGTCTCACAGTCGTGAATGACCCTTCACATCGAAATCCATAGCAATCCTCGTGCACAAAAGGATCTTCGGACAGAATCTCGCTCAGAACGCCCACAATTGCGGGATGGTCGAGGAGCGTTTGGAGTGCCCCTTGATAACTCTGTCTCGCCCCGGCATAGACTTCTGCTTTCATCTCTTCAATTTCCGACTCCGATAATACCGACGGCAACAGAATCCAACCGCGGAGATCGAAGAAAAATTTTTGTTCAGGGGTCATCGTCACTGGTGCGTCCGTAGTGGTTTGATTTGACATTGACTTTTCCTCCTTAAAATGTCTTAAAGGTAGTAGGCACGCTCCGTCGTGCCGTTCACAGCATTGGTTTAGTAGGCACGCTCCGTCGTGCCGTTCACAGCATTGGTTTAGTAGGCACGCTCCGTCGTGCCATCCACTAAAAAGTAGTTTATGGATTAGGATAGTAGGCACACTTTACCGTGCCTTTCCCAAATAACAAACTATACACTAACACTAACAGACTAAATACGCTCCACCGTGCTGTCCACAATCAAGTCAAGCACATACTGTGTGCTTGTTACTTTAGTGATAAAACACAGTGCGTCTTCTCTACCTGTTGCTTATAATGAGTTTACGGCACGCGGAGCGTGCCTACTACCTTTATATCTGATACAAAAAGTAATCACTACTCTGAAGATGGCGCGGATTGTTCCGTATATATTGCTGAATCGCACAGAATTGCTCAGGCGAGCGTACGAGATGATCAAAACTTTCTTCCTGCCAAAACCGTCCTGTTTTATCAAGCACTTTGTTAATCTTACCAGCACTGAACTTTTTCCATGAACGACATTGTTTCAGAATATCCGTGTCACCCAACAAGCAAACCAACAAGTGAACATGATTAGGCATAATCACAAAGTCGCCCATATGGTAGCGATTGCCATTAAAATACAATAAAGCATCCGCTACAATCTTTGATAGTTCGGATCTTCGCAGAACACATTCCCCGAGACCTTTGTCAAGATGTTCCATATACTGATGCGAGAAGGTTTCATGAAATTGTTTACGTATTTTTTCTGGAAGCCTCGCCAGTTTGTCTTTCCAGTCTGGCATTGAAGTAGCAATGTCGTGCCGCGCAAGCCATATTGATCTTTCGGCATACCATCGTCGCGCTACGTGTTTCGGGAGTGAGTCCGCGGTGCGGAACGTAATAAAGTAGGTTGCTTGCGGTTGAAACCAATGTGGTAGGTTTGAACCCATTGTAATTTGGAAGTCACTGTCAGGATCAAAAAGGTTGAACATAGTTGTTACAGTGCGCTAATAGACTGACAGCATACGGAGTATGCCTACTACTTTTAAATTTTTTAAAGTGCTTTTTCCAATCCAGGTAGGAAATAATCCTTAACAACGACTTCCCAACTCATGCGGGAAGCAATATTGTAACCTTCTCGAAGCATATCTTCTACATCACGCGGTTTACGCGGCAAGCGTCCTAAGAGTTTCGCTGCAATGTCTCTGCTATTCTCCATCTCGATCGCATTCCGTTCCGCCAATCCGATATGAATTACATCATCTAACGACTTCGGCGGAATATTTAGCTGCGTATAGTCGGCAACCACGACATTTGGGACCTCACGGTTATCGGTCGCACGCTGAATGAAACCGCAACACCCACATACATTGCTAACCACACAGATCGCGCCGAAACTCAGGGGCTCTACCTGCGCAATTCCGAACGGTTCGTAAATGGATTGCCCAAACTCTGCATCACTCCCCTTGCGGATGTCCATAAATTCCATTTCTATCGGCATCCGTTTCCCGCAAGCGGCTTGACTCCATCCGAACTGATTGACGAAAACGACCTTAATCGCCTTAGACTGTAGATTGAAGGCAGAAACGCCGTTGTTGAGTTCAATTTCCGCACCAACGAGATCGGGATAACCGATTTTGTGGTACACGGGCCACCCATACGCCTCCTCCATCTCATGAATACTTTCATAGGGACGACCTGTCGCAATTTCTGTGGAAAGGATGAACAACACGGCTGTTTTATCATTAGAAGCGAGTAAATCATCCAAGTGCATGAGCACCTGTAAATCACGCCACAATCCTTTACTTTTAACGAGTCGCGTTACATGTGTGAAGACATAATCGGGACGATACTCGAGAAGGGTCTTTGCGTATTTTTGGAGGAGTGCCTTTGATGTCAATTTTTCTTGTAGGCTCACCTCAAACGCCGGAATGCCGTTGTAGACGAGGTTAATTGGGAACGCCTCAAACGGCTCTGCCAAGAATCGCAGCTCATCCACAACGAGATCCCCAACTGCGAAGATTGTATCGCAGAGATGCGCTTTATCGATCAAGGCGTGTTTAAAATACCAAAACGGATCGTCGAAGACTTCACGGATCGATTGTCCTTTCGCTTTTGCCTGCTCCAATACGTTGTAAAAGCGTATATCATGCCCGGGATGCCCCTCAACAATAGGACGTATCGTTGCCACTTCATGGGCATAGAAGACGGTGCGCATGTTCGCCGCGTCTGCGTTGGTATCGCGTTCAATCAGTGTCTTGAGGGCAAGCGGCATTCCCATAAACTCGTGTGAGATAACGAACACTGGGGTCTTCGTCTTTTCGCCGATAAGCACCTGTAAGGCATCATACGCGGGTTCTGCGAGGCGGATATACTCTTCATATTCCCATTCACTCTCGTATCGACTGGATTCGATGTCAAAATGCTCATAGAGATGCCATTTAAACTGACTCGTCCGAGCTTCGTTGCTATTTGATACATTCACCAAGAGAACATCCGTGAGGGTGGTAACGTTGTTATTTTTATCTACAAACTTTCGCTGTCCGTAAACGAGCTCTACATGATAGATTTGCTCAATTTCACTGAGAGCATCTGCGTGGGGTGTGTTTGCTATCCCCTCACTTGCACGATACAGCACGGCATCCAAGTCCTCCAAATCGGCACCAGAAAAGAGGGGTCCGACAAGAAAAGTGCGTTGAATCGCTTCGTTGTAACTGCGGGTTGTCAGCAACCCTTCTAAAACCGCCCCGATGCCGCCCATTTTTTGGATAGCCTCGTGTGTCACATGAACAACAATACTCAATTTTTTACCTCGCCTAATCTTTTTTATCTGGGCTTGCAAGCCAAACCCAAAAGGATAAAAAAATCATAAAATCGCATTCTTTATGAAAGATTATATCATATTATCAGAAGGGAATCAAATTCGCGTATTGAAGAGGGCGTTTTGCGAGGGATGGAGCGGTTGCCAGATGGATACCGACAACCGCCAAAGGTTTAGTTGACTGGGAACCGGTCTACTTATACCATTTCTAAGAGATTATATCGCATTGACAGATCGCCTCAAAGACTGCACAGGCTAACAGCCTATGCTACAAAGAGCTCGTTTATTGAAGCATTTTCAATCAGAAATGGTATTATTTCTCCATTTCACTATCGTGAGTTCTCTACCGTTTCTTTAGTTGACTCCACAAAGTTACTTTTTTTTTCACAAGGGACACATCTAGCGTTGCATCATCTATCCAATCTGGGGTAAAATCAACACTCGGATGATTTGTAAGATTTTTCAAGGGACTGTTAGGTGTAAAATTCCATAGATAAATGTCAAAAGTACGCTCAGGACTTTCAATGGCAAGAAGCACCTGCTTTTTATTTCCCATCCAGCTTGTGGAAGACATTCGCCATCCCATAGGTAGGATACGTTCCCGAACCTCGTTACCTTTCCGGTCCACAATCACGGCACGACTCGAAATCAGCTGTCCTCGTGGGCCGAACGTCCCCTCGGAATACATAATATGTTCACCATCGGGCGACCAACGCGGTTCACGTCGGAAAACACCGGGTTCCCCTTTTAAGAACAGCCTCTGATTCCTCCCGTTGGCATCCATAATATAGATAGGTATTCCTGGTTCATCATCGAGTCCAACCACTAAATAGATAATTTCTTTGCCGTCAGGCGACCAAGATGCCTCTTGTGCACTGACTCCTTCCCTTTGCTTGTAGCGTGTGAGTTGCCGGATGTTTCCAGTCGCTATGTTGATTACGTGAATATTTACAGTTCCACTGCGTTCACTGCTGAATGCAATGTGTTGTCCATCAGGAGACCAAGAGGTATACCCCCCATCAAACGCGGGATCGTGTGTCAGTCTTTGTTGGCGGCTCCCGTCCGCATTCATGAGGAACAAGTCGTACTGCCGCAATCTCGGACTCGAATTTCTCATAAACGCTATATATTTGCCATTCGGGGACCAGCGAGGTTGGGTATCCAGGCGCGGATTGTTCGTGACTCTTTGAACATTACTGCCATCATCATCCATCATGTAGACTTCGGCCCCACTGTCTCGATTGGAAAAAAAAACGATCTTCGCGGATGCCACTGCTGCAATAGATAAGAGGATACAACTCGCTATTGAAAGTTTATAAAGGGTCATCATTATACCTCCAAAGGAAACGGTGCCCTCCGTGAGAGCACCGTCGAAAGGAATAAGGTTGTTAGTGGTGTGGAAGGTGGAGGTACTCCCTATAGACATCTTCTGCAAACCAGGTATCTCCACCCGCGTTCAGTTCAGAATACCCTTTCAGTGTAATCCATCCGGGCCTGAGTACACCAACATCTATAGACCCGGAACGGGAATCATCGAACGTAGCCCCCGGTTGGACTCTTCCACTGCCAGAGTCTGTGTACTCGAAACGGTTGCCATGCGGAGGCACCCAAAATCGGACCGTCCAGTCATAAGACAACTCGGCATTCCTCTGGTTGGTGATGGACATATAATGCTCAGACTCGGCGATATCGGTTGCCCCGGTATGGAGATCTATTGTATTCCAAGATTCAAAACCCCAAACGAATACGCCACCCCATGTACCAGTACCAGCACCGACATCAGAATCAAGGGCTATAAGGTTGTATGTGAGAAACAGACTTGCGAAGGTAAAACTCACAACAACGAGAGTTTTTAAGGTTCTCATTTTAAAATTCTCCTTTTGGGTTGACCTACTACAAAGAGCCTTGATTTTCGCAGAAGTCGTGATTTATAATACCACGCCTTCTCTTCTGGGTGAATAAGAAACACTACTGAATTAACGCATAGTGGATTAAACTTTGGACATTTTCTAAAATTCTCTAACCTCTGTGAAAAAACGAGGGTAAGAACACCTCATTCAGTCTTACAGCCATCTTAAGCAAGTTTCGTGCCAATTCGCTGAAAAACAGCATTTTCTTCACCAATACTGCTGATATACGGAAGATGTTTTTGCTAGAGAACGTCCCTAAAACGCTTGTATTCACGAGGTTTATCAACTTCCACGTATAATGCATAACTTCAAATTTAAAACATGCTGTGCTAAAAAAAGTAGATGCTTTCGGAATCCCCGGGCCATCGCCTACATGCAAAAATTGTAGGTCTACACGCAAAAATTGTAGGTCTACACGCAAAAATTGCGTCCTTAGAGACTCTGCGCGTCTTTTTTCGTAAGTCCTGTACGCCGTTTTGTAAAAAATGTTAAGTTTTTTAAATTTTCTTTCGCTCTTGACAACCGAGCCAAAAGCCACTATAATATATAGTGAGGGTTGTGCGACAATGCCTCATTTTTTCAGAGACTCCGGCGCAAGTTGTCCAATGCAGTGGTTAATGTATGTTCAACAAATAATCCCTGAAGTTTTATATCCCTTATGGAGGTGCAAATGTTAGACAGTATCGGAAGCGTGGCGGGTGCTATATGGCACTATCTCGAAGATAACGACGAAGCCACTATCACAAAATTAACACGCGAACTCGGCGAAACCGAACGGACAGTTTTAATGGGTGTCGGCTGGCTGGCTCGTGAAGGAAAATTAGATTTCGAGCGACGAAAACAGGGCACCTATATCACTTTAAAAACACAACACTCAAACGCAGAAGTCGCATAGATTTCGGAAGGAGTACGAAGTTAGATGAAGCCACTTCGCCAGTTAACAGTGGTGCCGACGTTACCGCCGAATCTTGAACCCCTGCGTGAACTTGCTCTAAACCTGTGGTGGACCTGGGACCGTGAAGCCCTCGGTCTATTTCGACACCTTGACACCGAGTTATGGGAAAAGACGTATCACAATCCGGTTGCGATGCTCGGTCAAATTTCCCAAGAACAGTTAGATGCCGCTGCAAAAGACAGTGTATTCCTCGCCCGCCTTGACGTTATCCACAAAAAGTTTAAAGAATACCATAACACTGCGTCATGGTTTGAAACAAATCATAACGACGAGACCCTCCGGACGCTAAAAATCGCCTATTTTTCAATGGAATACGGATTAACGGAGTGTATGCCGCTCTATTCCGGCGGTTTAGGTGTCTTAGCGGGTGACCATCTGAAGTCCACAAGTTACTTAGGTCTACCTTTTGTTGCAGTCGGACTGCTCTATCAGCACGGGTATTTCCGTCAAACACTCACGGCAGATGGCTGGCAGATGGCAGATTATCCAACAAATGACTTCTACAACATGCCCATCCAGCCCGCAAAGTGCGCCGATGGCACCCCACTTCTCGTGAAAGTCGCATATCCAGAAGGCACAGCCCTCGCGAAAGTCTGGTGTGCCCAAGTCGGACGCGTTCCCTTATATCTCCTCGACACGAACATCCCAGAAAATCAGAGTGAGGAATTACGGAGTATAACAGATTACCTCTACGGAGGTGACGAACGCCTCCGGATTAAACAGGAGATCCTGTTAGGTATCGGCGGATACCGTGCTTTGACTGCACTCGGTATACAACCGACTGTCTGCCACATGAACGAAGGACATGCTGCGTTCCTGACCATCGAACGTATCCGGCACCTCATGCTGGAAACAGGCATCCGTTTCGAAGAAGCCTGCGAAGCCACGAAATCAGGAAACATCTTCACAACGCACACACCCGTTCCCGCGGGTATTGACTGGTTCCCCCCAGAGTTGGTGAATCACTACTTCAGTGGCTACTATGGGGAACTTGGGGTTTCTGCGGACACTTTTCTGGGTCTTGGGAGAACAAATCCGACCAATACACACAGTGAATTCAGTCCAGCACTCCTCGCGCTCCGACTCTCAGCCATGATCAACGGCGTGAGCCAATTACACGGTCAGGTCTCCCGTGACATGTGGAAGGATCTCTGGCCCGGGACACCCGTGCATGAAGTGCCTATTGGTGCGATAACAAACGGAATCCATACCCGTTCTTGGGTCTCTGGTGATATGCAGAGCCTTTTTGACAGGTACTTGGGTCCCCGTTGGATCGTTGAACTTACGAATCAAGCCGTCTGGACACAGATTTCACAGATTCCGGATCCTGAGTTATGGCGAACCCATGAACGTCGCCGCGAACGGCTTATCACATTCGCGCGCCAGCGACAAGAGGAGAAACACGCGCTTGGAAGTGCACCAACTTTTGTGGATGGCAAACGTTCTCAGGACAGCGAGAATGTCGCAACTAAAATTCTTAATTCAGCGGCATTAACGATTGGGTTTGCCCGCAGGTTTGCCACCTATAAGCGTGCGACTTTACTCT contains:
- a CDS encoding phytanoyl-CoA dioxygenase family protein, with product MSNQTTTDAPVTMTPEQKFFFDLRGWILLPSVLSESEIEEMKAEVYAGARQSYQGALQTLLDHPAIVGVLSEILSEDPFVHEDCYGFRCEGSFTTVRPPGWDVSERGDNGLPHVVRPPQQANAMRYQVAGGKIFAGLTRVVWELEEVKSGQGATSFLSGSHKAHFNYGGPDRYRPNISESPWEANMREMMDDYSCPPGSVVIFTESLVHAANDWTNPSNPRCAVFNCYNSIWAQWHRLNLSHEIIETMPPRRQSLFRGTWAIGGGPGGNRAYSLDNNTT
- a CDS encoding 1,4-alpha-glucan-branching enzyme; protein product: MGKQHFTLKTVDGTALIKIDPLLKPYTAQLRERFAHYQRFKAEIEKTGGILGEISQGHQYFGFNRGENRGETGVWYREWAPGAHALALIGDFNGWDRGAHPMSVDDYGVWHLFLPDRNYADRLTHGSRVKVHVVSELGGLDRIPAYAQRVIQEGDADFTGQYWVPSYPYQWKHCVPRFDTHTESLRIYEAHIGMAQEAEKVGTFDEFTQNVLPRIADLGYNAVQLMAVMEHPYYASFGYHVSNFFAVSSRFGTPEELKALIDTAHGMGLRVIMDLVHSHAVKNLNEGLNRFDGTAHHYFHAGEKGEHTAWDSRCFDYSKYEVQRFLLSNIRYWLETYRFDGFRFDGITSMLYTDHGLDREFEGYADYFSADVELDAIAYLMLANEMVYAVNPTAISIAEDMSGMPGLARPIEEGGLGFDYRLAMGIPDYWIRLLKEKEDEDWHIGEIYGMLRNRRTGEKHIAYVESHDQAIVGDKTLAMQLMETELYTHMNVSTTSHRIARGIALHKLIRLLTFSLGGEGYLNFMGNEFGHPEWIDFPRAGNDNSYWYARRQWHLVDDDTLRYKHLNAFDRALQHLDATHPLLADESISLLYINENAKQIVYERGGLVFAFNFHPTASVTDWRIPVPQKKDYRLILNTDDIGYSGYGAVEGVHYPWQDVAMEGHTQSIQLYVPARSALVLATQIKNQKSTDTPM
- a CDS encoding glycosyltransferase family 1 protein, whose product is MKPLRQLTVVPTLPPNLEPLRELALNLWWTWDREALGLFRHLDTELWEKTYHNPVAMLGQISQEQLDAAAKDSVFLARLDVIHKKFKEYHNTASWFETNHNDETLRTLKIAYFSMEYGLTECMPLYSGGLGVLAGDHLKSTSYLGLPFVAVGLLYQHGYFRQTLTADGWQMADYPTNDFYNMPIQPAKCADGTPLLVKVAYPEGTALAKVWCAQVGRVPLYLLDTNIPENQSEELRSITDYLYGGDERLRIKQEILLGIGGYRALTALGIQPTVCHMNEGHAAFLTIERIRHLMLETGIRFEEACEATKSGNIFTTHTPVPAGIDWFPPELVNHYFSGYYGELGVSADTFLGLGRTNPTNTHSEFSPALLALRLSAMINGVSQLHGQVSRDMWKDLWPGTPVHEVPIGAITNGIHTRSWVSGDMQSLFDRYLGPRWIVELTNQAVWTQISQIPDPELWRTHERRRERLITFARQRQEEKHALGSAPTFVDGKRSQDSENVATKILNSAALTIGFARRFATYKRATLLFQDVDRLDKILNHPECPVQLIFAGKAHPHDYEGKLLIQRISRIASEPRFYHKIVFIENYDICVGRYLVEGVDIWLNNPLRPNEASGTSGMKAAANGVLNLSIADGWWAETNHLGGGWTIDAGVTHGDAKSTDKAHANAIYELLEKEIVPLFYQRNPVDDVPYEWVARMKTAMQNLAPIFNTKRMVAEYAEQLYFPAHRHWQHINEAGGKRSIALTRWKTHIQDHWADLRIEERHADATTSVTQNPELGVGESTTVEAVVHTDVLFPHELAVQIYHGVLDEAGEIHNGSVCPMTYKTDLGGGAYLFEGTLTLKQTGLHGYTIRALPYHEDLQSPHELGLITWA